ACAAGGTTAACATACGGATACATAATAACGTCTTCTTTAAAAACAGGGACTAGCTCACGAATGGCTTCATACATCTTTCTGGTTTTTGAGGAAATACTATCTTGAACCTCAAGAAACTCTATGGCTTGAACAATGGTTATCAGCTCAATAGCAATTACTTCGTAGGCGTTTTCAATAACTTTTTTAGTAATTAAAGCTGAATTGGTTCCCATACTAACAATGTCCTGATTGTCATTATTATTTGGAATACTATGAACATACATGGGGTTTGATAGCATTTGGTTTTCGGCAGTCGTAGATGTAGCCGTAAACTGAACCCCTTGCATTCCAAAATTTAAACCAAGCTTACCTAAATTTACAAAAGGCGGAAGCATATCATTTAGTCTTGCATTTAAAAGGTAATTTAACTGACGTTCAGATAACATGCTCATTTTAGCTACCACAATTTTAAGCTTATCCATTTCTAAGGATACATAATCGCCATGAAAATTTCCGCCGTGATACACATGTTTCTTTTCAACATCTACAATGGGATTATCGTTTGCTGAATTTACTTCTTCTATTAAAATATTTTCAACTGAATTAAGTGTGTCTAAAACTGGACCTAGAATTTGTGGTACACAACGTAGCGAATAATATTCTTGCACTTTTTCCTTAAACACCGAAACATCGGCATTTTTACTGTATAAATGATGCTCTCTTTTTCGTGTTAGTTTGCTGTCCTGTAAATGCTCTCGCATACTTTCAGCAATTTGCCGTTGTCCAACATGTCGTTTAGATTGGTTTAACTCAAATGATAAATGATCGTCATAAGCTTTTACTATTTCATTTATAGCAGCCGAACTACTAGTCATCCACCCTAATAATTGACGTGAATAAAGCGTGTTTACAATACCAATACCTGTCATAACAGAGGTTCCGTTCATTAAGGCTAAGCCTTCACGCAACTCGACAGAAATAGGTTTTAAATTTTCACTTTTAAAAACATCTTTTGTGTCTTTGCGTTCGCCTTTGTAAAACACTTCACCTTCTCCAATTAAAACCAGTGCTAAATGTGCTAATTGTACTAAATCTCCACTAGCACCAACACCACCATGTTCATAAATTAATGGTGTAATATTACGGTTTATTAATTCTGCCATGAGTTTTATAACCGAAACATGAACTCCAGAATGTCCTAATGATAAGGTGTTTAAACGGGCAAGCATAGCTGCTTTTACGTACATAGGAGCAATAGGCTGTCCAGTTCCTGACGCATGACTGCGAATTAAATTATATTGTAATTGAATACGCTCTGAATCTTCAATTTTATATTGTGCCATAGGTCCAAAACCTGTATTGACACCATATATGACTTTGTTTTCGGAAAACTCTTTTAAAAAATTGAAGCTATTTTCTACTGTTTCCAGAACTGCTTTGTCTATTTGAATAGGTTCATTTTTAAAAATTACTTTATAAAAATCCTCTATTCCTAATTTTCCTTTAAATTCAAGCATCTATGATATAATGTTTTTTTTCGATAAATTTGTATAAATAATTACTACTAAAGTAGTTATTTTGGATTGCAAATTTATAATAATTAATGAATTAATACTACTATGGGAACAAGTGATATGAAAGTAGATGTTTTAGTTATTGGTGCAGGACCTTCCGGTTGTGTGGCTTCAGCTTATTTACATCAGCAAGGATTGAATGTGAAAGTAGTAGAAAAAACAACATTTCCAAGGTTTGTTATAGGGGAAAGTTTACTGCCAAGATGTATGGAGCATTTTGAAGAAGTAGGCTTGCTAAAAGCTTTAAAAGCGGCGAATTTTGAAATAAAACGCGGTGCTCGATTTTTACGAGATGACATTGTTTGTAATTTTGATTTTAGTGATAAACACTCTGAAGGATGGGATTGGACTTGGCAAGTGCCACGAGCGGAATTTGATACTATTTTAGCTAAAGAAGTTGAAAAAATGGGTGTTACTATTTCATTTGAACATGAAGTTGTAGCGGTTGACATTGCGGATAACGGCACATCTACCACAACTATTCATGATGCCGATGGAAATCCATATCAAGTAGAGGCTAAATTTATTGTAGATTCTAGTGGATACGGTCGGGTTTTACCACGATTGTTAGATTTAGATAAACCATCCAGTATTCCAGAGCATTCTTCAATTTTCGGTCATGTTAAGGATGTAAATAGACCAGAAGGCGAAGAAGGGACTTTAATTACTTTTGATGTTCTAGATAAAGACACCTGGTTTTGGGTGATTCCGTTTTCCAATGGGGATACAAGTTTAGGCTTTGTTGGAAAAAATGAATTTATAGATTCATTTGAAGGTGACACCTCCGAGCGTTTAAAAACCATGTTCAAACAATCTGATTACTATTATGAGCGTTTTAAAGATGCACCATTATTATTTGAGCCAAAAAGTATTAGAAACTACTCCAAAGCGGTTACAAAATTTTATGGTAATGGATTTGTGTTAACTGGAAATAGTGCGGAATTTTTAGACCCTGTGTTTTCTTCTGGTGTTACGTTTGCTACAGAATCAGCTTTAAAATCTGCCAAATTAATTAGTAAGCAATTAAAAGGTGAACCAGTTGATTGGGAAGAAGACTATGCTAATTATATTAAATCTGGTGTGGATGTTTTTGCCACTTATGTGAAAGAATGGTATACGGGAAATTTACAAACCCTATTTTTCCACAGACCTGAAAATCCTGAAGTAAAACGACAAATTTGTGCTGTTTTAGCAGGCTATGTTTGGGATAAAACAAATCCGTTTGTTACTAAACACAACCGAATAGTAAAAACATTAGCGCATTTAATTAATATGGAAAATGAAAAAAGCGCTTCTGTTTAGAAACGCTTTTTAAGGTGTTTTAGTGGTTAGGATAAATC
Above is a window of Bizionia sp. M204 DNA encoding:
- the hutH gene encoding histidine ammonia-lyase — encoded protein: MLEFKGKLGIEDFYKVIFKNEPIQIDKAVLETVENSFNFLKEFSENKVIYGVNTGFGPMAQYKIEDSERIQLQYNLIRSHASGTGQPIAPMYVKAAMLARLNTLSLGHSGVHVSVIKLMAELINRNITPLIYEHGGVGASGDLVQLAHLALVLIGEGEVFYKGERKDTKDVFKSENLKPISVELREGLALMNGTSVMTGIGIVNTLYSRQLLGWMTSSSAAINEIVKAYDDHLSFELNQSKRHVGQRQIAESMREHLQDSKLTRKREHHLYSKNADVSVFKEKVQEYYSLRCVPQILGPVLDTLNSVENILIEEVNSANDNPIVDVEKKHVYHGGNFHGDYVSLEMDKLKIVVAKMSMLSERQLNYLLNARLNDMLPPFVNLGKLGLNFGMQGVQFTATSTTAENQMLSNPMYVHSIPNNNDNQDIVSMGTNSALITKKVIENAYEVIAIELITIVQAIEFLEVQDSISSKTRKMYEAIRELVPVFKEDVIMYPYVNLVKDFITNNKT
- a CDS encoding NAD(P)/FAD-dependent oxidoreductase — protein: MGTSDMKVDVLVIGAGPSGCVASAYLHQQGLNVKVVEKTTFPRFVIGESLLPRCMEHFEEVGLLKALKAANFEIKRGARFLRDDIVCNFDFSDKHSEGWDWTWQVPRAEFDTILAKEVEKMGVTISFEHEVVAVDIADNGTSTTTIHDADGNPYQVEAKFIVDSSGYGRVLPRLLDLDKPSSIPEHSSIFGHVKDVNRPEGEEGTLITFDVLDKDTWFWVIPFSNGDTSLGFVGKNEFIDSFEGDTSERLKTMFKQSDYYYERFKDAPLLFEPKSIRNYSKAVTKFYGNGFVLTGNSAEFLDPVFSSGVTFATESALKSAKLISKQLKGEPVDWEEDYANYIKSGVDVFATYVKEWYTGNLQTLFFHRPENPEVKRQICAVLAGYVWDKTNPFVTKHNRIVKTLAHLINMENEKSASV